GAGTAAGTTCCTGTGATGTGTACAACTAGCAAGATTGCTATTTTTTTCACAATGTTGGTATTAACCTAGAGCTATGTACAGtggtgtgttttccaattttcaCAGAATTTAAAAGCCACTAGAATTGCCACTTAAGGTATATTTGGGAAGAGAAGGtacatcacccacccaccctcaaacTGCAGAGATTTGTTCCCATTAGTAAAGTACTACTGTAATGGTCCATACTGTCATGGGGACTGCAAGAACTTCACTTTGTTTGGTGAATCCTTGAGAGGCCAACACAAGTCAGAAAAATGAAACATACCATTCTGCACATACCACCCATCTGCATCACATGATGCCTTAAGATCCATAGTTTGCTTCATCAAATGCCTTTCTGGCCCGTTTCAGTTCTTCATTCATTGTTAGCAAGTCTTTCACACGAGCAAACTTCCGTGGGTCTTTACGGATCAGGAAGACAATATCTTCAACCTGTACTCGACCTTGCCGTCCAATTGACATTGCTTTGTGGGTCTATTGGTAGGAAAGAATTGATCAGTCACATACATTCTAAGAGAGGTTCAGTACCTGTACCATAGATTTGACCATGTGTTCTCTTGAATGTTTGGATTTCTTCCCTTGCAGCAACCTGTATCATGAAATGAATTGTAGTAAACAACACTAAAACACAGCCCTCATTATGCTTGTAGCATTCTTCATGTATTCATTTAAAGTGGGCTGATCAAAAGTTGCCTGATATACGTCTTCCCTTCAAGGCTCTGCTCTCTGGTTTTCAAGTAACAAACAGCAGCACTAAAAACAGATAATATCTCACAGCATCTGCTTCACCCAATTTGTAATTTCatacaagcaaacaagcaagactTACCATTTCTGTGATGAATTCTATAACCAAGTCTTCAAGAATATCCACTGACTCTGTGTAAGGATTCTGGTCATCTCCAaatccatacatcatacatcttACTGTAGAATGAACAAATGCCCACAGTGAGATATGTAATGGAAGCACTCTAGAAAACTTAAGACCTATTCACTATGTTTCTCATTAAGTGTGACTCGGCAGTCATAGTCTTCCAAATTGTTCAAGCAAGCAGAAGCCTACATCTAAGCTTCTCAACTAATTTTTAAgttgcaaatattccccactTGGAAGTATATGCTGGATGATATAGGGTTCTTAAATCAAAACACTGTCACCCTGTTGATAGCAGTATGCATACTTTTAAGACAATGCCCAATAAGGTGTTTTTTCAATGGAACTTTGATGCTAAGAACTGCAGAAAGTATGTGTAACTCCAATGAAAAGCTGCATGTCCAATTAATGATCCCAAATGAACAACACTACTCAACAGATCTCTATTGTGTTCtggttatattttaaaaagcttagACTGTTTTGCCAAGTATGCTTCAGTGCAACTGGATACTGTCCAAATTACTAGTTGTGTGAATACTGCATTACTGCAGAAAAATGACGTTTCCTTGAAGGGAGTCTTCAAGGAAATGGCATCTTACTGTAGCACTGAAGTATTTAGAACCCAAATTGAGGGCATTCAGCACAAGGCCTTTCTCCCTTACCCTGAGGGAGGGGAATGATAGGCTActgcaggggtgtccaaacttttctcaaagagggccagatttgatgaagtgaacatgcgtgagggccgaccaaagttgttgacctttttttaggattttcgGAGGTTTAAGCCTCCGAAagggactttggacatgcctgggctaATGTGTGCTTCCTAACAGCCACAGAATGCAGCAACAAGATCGACAAATACAGATGTATTGTAAAAAGTGGCATTCTAAATCAAAATCTGAGGGAGAGTTCATGTACATATTAAACTCTAAAAAACTTCAAGATCAAGTGGAGCATGTATGCATGAAATAATAATttcagatttgttgttgttgtttagtcatttggttgtgtccgactcttcgtgaccccatggaccagagcacgcctatcttccactacctcccgcagtttcgtcagactcatgtttgtagcttcgagaacactgtccaaccacctcgtcctctgttgtccccttctccttgtgctctccatctttcccagcatcagggtcttttccagggagtcttctcttctcaaattTCAGATTAAATACTTTTTATTCTACCTGACATAATttcacacaatacattttaaTGGAAATAGTTCACATATTCATCTATGAATCAAGTGACATCAaatggcatgcaaaaatgtgtgaatcagcccttaGTCTCAAGCTGGGCTTGAGGGTTTCTACTTCTATTTATCCTCCAGTCTTTTCTGGAATTTAACTGTGATATCAATATTCAAAAAGCAGTTTATGGAGGTGGGAAAGGGGTCCTTTAGAAAGTAGGAAAATGTGAAGAGGTTAAAccttatagagtggtacctcgggttaagaacttaattcgttctggaggtctgttcttaacctgaaactgttcttaacctgaagcaccactttagctaatggggcctcctgctgctgccgttccgccgctgcacaatttctgttcttatcctgaagcaaagttcttaacccaaggtactatttctgggttagcggagtctgtaacctgaagcgtatgtaatccgaggtaatagcatgaaacacaggaagctgccttataccaagtaa
The sequence above is a segment of the Podarcis muralis chromosome 4, rPodMur119.hap1.1, whole genome shotgun sequence genome. Coding sequences within it:
- the TAF13 gene encoding transcription initiation factor TFIID subunit 13; this translates as MADEEEDPPFEEDTEEAGGGPDGAQGKRKRLFSKELRCMMYGFGDDQNPYTESVDILEDLVIEFITEMTHKAMSIGRQGRVQVEDIVFLIRKDPRKFARVKDLLTMNEELKRARKAFDEANYGS